In Flavobacterium sp. N1736, the following are encoded in one genomic region:
- a CDS encoding RDD family protein — MYKKITLFALFISIIGIILGFYRDYNSILFNVLDFFSYNIFTGQEIFWINGNYLRVIFSVTLFIGAIAFYKSKEKETRILRFAFSTLFVEICVFVPLRLYFISAHIKSFALKDYALSFVSLALMFFVAYFLYKSMEYLNKSKALDYETFVYTESTEIAYFKTNNWQRLFHFVFDTIIFGILGFQILYVLIRTELFNGFFETLQTQLNPQLIFTLFVVVFRTLFYFTFETLFQASPAKFLTESLVVNDEGLKVPAGTIFKRTLSRSIPFDSVSFLLKADWHDSFSFTEVYKEKKTGLQGSYYFLIIPLLAVFLYGMHLWEVKKEKDMYYEGAIKTFEGKNANITEGLKTIDTNTVLQLKNDDYSSRTKFLKVENVSNSTIEFSVLNLENESYQRFNVEKGYETSKDTLKKVKIKRADLQKMVLSDFKQSSDYNESDKINFEGIAAIPELKGKYIEYVLALHSPNLQISDSNFDANGVSLYLENKGIPAEVISVASNDKNINWNLNMLPKRFAEYGSVFLRGEGKDISGYKLRVTINDSLNKKFIYEISSTENPKSPKVRLIK, encoded by the coding sequence ATGTATAAGAAAATTACCCTTTTTGCATTATTTATTTCAATTATCGGAATCATATTAGGATTCTATAGAGATTACAACTCTATTCTTTTTAATGTATTAGACTTTTTTAGTTATAATATATTTACGGGTCAGGAAATTTTTTGGATTAACGGAAATTATCTAAGAGTAATTTTTAGCGTTACATTATTTATTGGAGCCATTGCTTTTTATAAGTCTAAAGAAAAAGAAACCCGAATTTTACGTTTTGCTTTCTCCACTTTATTTGTAGAGATTTGTGTTTTTGTGCCGTTGCGTCTTTATTTTATTTCTGCTCATATAAAGTCGTTCGCTTTAAAAGATTACGCTTTAAGCTTTGTATCATTGGCATTAATGTTTTTTGTCGCTTATTTTTTATACAAAAGCATGGAATATCTGAATAAATCAAAAGCTTTAGATTATGAAACTTTTGTCTATACAGAATCAACAGAAATCGCTTATTTTAAAACGAATAACTGGCAGCGTTTGTTTCATTTTGTTTTTGATACGATCATTTTCGGAATACTTGGATTTCAAATATTGTATGTCCTGATTCGAACAGAATTGTTTAATGGTTTTTTTGAAACACTTCAAACACAGCTTAATCCTCAATTGATTTTTACGCTTTTTGTGGTTGTTTTTAGAACGCTGTTTTATTTTACTTTCGAAACTCTTTTTCAGGCTTCGCCGGCTAAATTTCTAACAGAAAGCCTTGTTGTTAATGATGAAGGTTTGAAAGTCCCTGCGGGAACTATTTTTAAAAGAACTTTATCCAGAAGTATTCCTTTTGATTCGGTTTCGTTTTTATTAAAAGCAGACTGGCATGATTCTTTTTCTTTTACAGAAGTTTATAAAGAAAAAAAGACCGGACTTCAAGGAAGTTACTATTTTTTAATAATTCCATTATTAGCAGTCTTTTTATATGGAATGCATTTGTGGGAAGTTAAAAAGGAAAAAGACATGTATTATGAAGGTGCAATTAAAACTTTTGAAGGAAAAAACGCTAATATAACAGAAGGTTTAAAAACAATTGATACCAATACAGTTTTACAATTAAAAAATGATGATTACAGTTCGAGAACGAAATTTTTAAAAGTAGAAAATGTATCAAATAGTACTATTGAATTTTCAGTTTTAAATTTGGAAAATGAAAGTTACCAGCGTTTTAATGTTGAGAAAGGTTACGAAACATCAAAAGATACTTTAAAGAAAGTAAAAATCAAGAGGGCTGATTTGCAAAAAATGGTTTTAAGTGATTTTAAACAATCTTCTGATTATAATGAAAGTGATAAAATAAACTTTGAAGGAATAGCTGCAATTCCGGAGTTAAAAGGTAAATATATTGAATATGTTTTGGCGCTGCATTCGCCTAATCTGCAAATTTCAGATTCTAATTTTGATGCAAATGGAGTGTCATTATATCTGGAAAATAAAGGGATTCCGGCAGAGGTAATTTCAGTAGCATCAAATGATAAAAATATAAATTGGAATTTAAATATGCTTCCTAAGAGATTTGCTGAATACGGCTCCGTTTTTCTTCGTGGCGAAGGAAAAGATATTTCAGGATACAAGCTTAGAGTTACAATTAATGACAGCTTAAATAAAAAGTTTATTTATGAAATCTCCAGCACAGAAAATCCAAAATCGCCTAAAGTGAGATTAATAAAATAA